In Methylobacterium sp. WL1, the sequence CGGTGATCGGCTCCGCCACGGCTGCCCCGGCCATCGCGCCGCAGGCGATCGCGGCCGAGAGGACGCAGCTGCGGATCAGCGCCATGGTGGACCTCCCGTGGAATGCTTCTCTTTGTGAGTGTTACGAGGGCACGGGCTACAACTCAGCGTCAAGACCGATCGCCATGGTCTGCGAGACACCGAGCCGAAGTCTCGTTCCGCCGGCGCGCATCGCGGCCCGGACGGCTGCGCTTATCCGCGCGCGCGTGCATTGCGGCCCTTCACGGATCCGGTGTTCGATCCGCCCCCAAGGCGTTGACCCACAGGACGACGGCACGCGTCCGGCCGTCCGGATTGCCGAACCGGTGCGGCCGATGGCTGGCGAAGCGGAAGCTGTCGCCGGCGGCGAGGTCCAGCGTCCGGGCTTCCACAACGAGGGTCAGACGCCCCTCGAGCACAAGTCCGGCCTCCTCGCCGTCGTGGCTGAACAGCTCGTCGCCCGTGCTGGCCTTCGGCTCGAGCACCATGTGGAACAGGCTGAGGCTCGGCGTCCTGCCCGCGGGCGTCAGCAGTTGCTTGGTGATCCCGGCGCGCCAGAGCTTGAGTTCCGCCCGGTCCCGCTCGAACACCACGATCGGGTCGGGGTCCTTCTCCGGGGCGGTCGTCTCGAACAGGCCGCCGATCCCGGTCTGGAGCGTGTCGGCGAGCAGGGCCAGGACGCGCAGGGACGGCGAGGACAGGCCGCGCTCCACCTGGCTGATGAAGCCGATCGAGAGCCCGGTGCTGGCCGCGACCTTCTCCAGGGACAGCCGTCGCTCCTGGCGCAGGGCGCGCAGCCGCTGGCCCACGGCCCGGTCCACGGGATCGGCCGCCATCGGTTCGACTTTGGGCCTGCTCACCGCAGCGTCATCCTGGAGAATCCGTGCCATCTTCATGCACGTGAAATCATCTTGCGTCGAGCCGCGAACCGTGCGGTAATCTTCACGAATATGAAAA encodes:
- a CDS encoding cupin domain-containing protein, producing MAADPVDRAVGQRLRALRQERRLSLEKVAASTGLSIGFISQVERGLSSPSLRVLALLADTLQTGIGGLFETTAPEKDPDPIVVFERDRAELKLWRAGITKQLLTPAGRTPSLSLFHMVLEPKASTGDELFSHDGEEAGLVLEGRLTLVVEARTLDLAAGDSFRFASHRPHRFGNPDGRTRAVVLWVNALGADRTPDP